The following proteins are encoded in a genomic region of Actinomadura sp. NAK00032:
- a CDS encoding ATP-binding protein — protein sequence MTPCEAESGDLRFLGTITMPGEPRSARVARAFVSGVATHVDGDALADVVLCVDELVANACEHTASGTGGQVTVVVSAREDVLRVTVLDQGGVQKQPRVRDDPFAEDGRGLFLVDALSKSWGSHPSLNGTAVWAEFRAVPAEDVSGA from the coding sequence ATGACGCCTTGTGAGGCGGAGTCCGGAGACCTGCGGTTCCTCGGGACGATCACGATGCCCGGTGAGCCGAGGTCCGCGCGGGTCGCGCGGGCCTTCGTGAGCGGGGTCGCGACCCATGTGGACGGCGATGCGCTGGCCGATGTCGTCCTCTGCGTGGACGAGTTGGTCGCCAATGCGTGCGAGCACACCGCGTCCGGCACGGGCGGGCAGGTCACCGTCGTGGTGAGCGCACGCGAGGACGTGTTGCGCGTGACCGTCCTCGACCAGGGCGGTGTTCAGAAGCAGCCGCGCGTCCGCGACGATCCGTTCGCGGAGGACGGCCGTGGGCTGTTCCTCGTTGACGCGCTCTCCAAGAGTTGGGGGTCGCATCCATCGTTGAACGGCACGGCCGTGTGGGCGGAGTTCCGCGCGGTGCCGGCCGAGGACGTCAGCGGTGCGTGA
- a CDS encoding NAD(P)-dependent oxidoreductase gives MGHDSKQISVLGLGAMGAAVTRAWLAAGYETTVWNRTASRAEPLVAEGAKAAATAAEAVAASGLVIVCLLDDASVGAALADADLAGKDLVNITTGTPGDARERAGWAAGRGARYLDGGIMAVPPMIGVPGSGAYVFYSGSPELFAEHRDALGVPAAAKYVGQDAGSAALHDVALLSAMTGMFAGMAHAFALTRGATSPREFAPLLIEWLTAMAGGADGMAAHLESGDYTTGVTSNLAMMVQGNATLLRTAEEQGVSPELLTPFMALMERRLADGHPDEDTTGVVDLLLREA, from the coding sequence ATGGGACATGACTCTAAGCAGATCAGCGTGCTCGGCCTCGGTGCGATGGGCGCCGCGGTCACTCGCGCGTGGCTGGCCGCCGGATACGAGACGACCGTGTGGAACCGGACGGCGAGCCGCGCCGAGCCGCTCGTCGCCGAGGGCGCGAAGGCGGCGGCGACGGCCGCCGAAGCCGTCGCCGCGAGCGGCCTCGTGATCGTCTGCCTGCTCGATGACGCGTCGGTCGGCGCAGCCCTCGCGGACGCCGACCTCGCGGGCAAGGACCTGGTCAACATCACCACCGGAACGCCTGGTGACGCGCGCGAGCGTGCGGGATGGGCGGCCGGACGCGGTGCCCGGTACCTGGACGGCGGGATCATGGCCGTGCCGCCGATGATCGGCGTCCCCGGCTCGGGCGCCTACGTCTTCTACAGCGGGTCGCCGGAGTTGTTCGCCGAGCACCGCGACGCGCTGGGCGTCCCGGCGGCTGCCAAGTACGTCGGGCAGGACGCCGGTTCGGCCGCCCTGCACGATGTGGCGCTGCTGAGCGCGATGACCGGCATGTTCGCCGGGATGGCGCACGCGTTCGCGCTCACGCGCGGGGCGACGTCGCCGCGGGAGTTCGCGCCGCTGCTCATCGAATGGCTCACCGCCATGGCCGGTGGGGCGGACGGCATGGCCGCGCACCTGGAGAGCGGCGACTACACGACGGGCGTGACGTCCAACCTCGCCATGATGGTGCAGGGCAACGCGACCTTGCTCCGCACCGCCGAGGAGCAGGGCGTCAGCCCCGAACTCCTCACCCCGTTCATGGCCCTGATGGAACGCCGCCTCGCCGACGGCCACCCCGACGAGGACACCACCGGCGTGGTCGACCTGCTGCTCCGCGAAGCGTAA
- a CDS encoding DUF397 domain-containing protein gives MTRWRKSSHSGSYPETCVECAALPLGRDRAVRVRDSTDPDGAHLVLSHAAWDALLVQLKGGGSRRSAGRRVRPATGHPA, from the coding sequence ATGACTCGGTGGCGGAAGAGCAGTCACAGTGGCAGCTACCCTGAGACGTGTGTGGAGTGCGCGGCCCTGCCCTTGGGGCGAGACAGGGCGGTGCGTGTTCGTGACTCGACCGATCCGGACGGGGCGCATCTCGTCCTGAGCCATGCGGCATGGGACGCGCTGCTTGTCCAGCTCAAGGGCGGCGGGTCGCGTCGTTCCGCTGGTCGACGGGTTCGTCCAGCCACCGGCCATCCCGCATGA
- a CDS encoding helix-turn-helix domain-containing protein: MRTAQRPGAYICGIDAAMDVISGKWKGLILWALNERPYRFGELRRELPGVTEKVLAAQLRELEQDGIVHREVFDEVPPRVEYSLTPLGVSLNEALAPLGAWGRENVIADITHR, encoded by the coding sequence ATGCGGACGGCACAGCGACCAGGGGCGTACATCTGCGGGATCGACGCGGCGATGGACGTGATCAGCGGTAAGTGGAAGGGGCTGATCCTCTGGGCACTGAACGAGCGGCCCTACCGCTTCGGCGAGCTGCGCCGGGAGCTGCCCGGCGTGACCGAGAAGGTGCTCGCCGCCCAGCTGCGCGAGCTGGAGCAGGACGGCATCGTCCACCGCGAGGTGTTCGACGAGGTCCCGCCCCGCGTCGAGTACTCGCTGACACCGCTCGGCGTCTCGCTCAACGAGGCCCTGGCCCCGCTCGGCGCCTGGGGGCGCGAGAACGTCATCGCCGACATCACGCACCGCTGA
- a CDS encoding DUF397 domain-containing protein — MRLRRRQVVRWRKSSHSGAEPQTCVECALLPNGLEGAVGIRDSTDPSGPHLTLTPETWSALLVQLKTGGLERQT, encoded by the coding sequence ATGCGCCTAAGGAGACGACAAGTGGTTCGCTGGCGAAAGAGCAGTCACAGCGGCGCTGAGCCGCAGACCTGCGTTGAGTGCGCGCTCCTGCCGAATGGGCTGGAAGGCGCCGTCGGGATCCGGGACTCCACGGACCCGAGCGGGCCCCATCTGACCTTGACGCCCGAAACCTGGAGTGCGTTGCTCGTCCAGCTCAAGACAGGCGGGTTGGAGCGCCAGACCTGA
- a CDS encoding helix-turn-helix transcriptional regulator yields the protein MATRPPTVRRRRLGVQLRKIREDRGLTLDGAAAFLKISKSALSRMENAQIVARVHEINYILMMYGFEEDDDLRTALIGLATGGPSRDWIRRHKQLGIGANYGEYVLLEQDSSQLFAYHVDLIHGLLQTPEYARAVMTSVPSNAGRDIDRAVAYRMARKDALTRADPLKLTVVIGEAAVRQLTGGHEVMVAQLRHLLEQSEHPNIEIQILPFTAPRNPGVDGSFSILHVEAGDFLIVVIDGLRRSIFLEEDEEVAPYRDIQAELHRVALSQEETRERIEQAIRDL from the coding sequence ATGGCGACACGACCCCCGACCGTTCGCCGCAGGCGACTCGGCGTCCAACTGCGCAAGATCCGCGAAGACCGCGGCCTCACCCTCGACGGTGCCGCGGCCTTCCTCAAGATCTCCAAATCCGCCCTGAGCCGGATGGAGAACGCCCAGATCGTGGCGCGCGTCCACGAGATCAACTACATCCTGATGATGTACGGCTTCGAGGAGGACGACGACCTCAGAACAGCGCTGATCGGCCTAGCCACCGGCGGCCCCTCCCGCGACTGGATCCGGCGGCACAAGCAGCTGGGGATAGGGGCAAACTACGGCGAGTACGTTCTTCTCGAACAAGACAGCTCACAGCTCTTCGCGTACCACGTTGACCTCATCCACGGGCTCCTGCAGACGCCGGAGTACGCCCGTGCCGTGATGACGTCGGTACCCAGCAATGCCGGACGTGACATCGACCGCGCGGTGGCCTACAGGATGGCGCGCAAGGACGCGCTCACCAGAGCAGATCCCTTGAAACTCACCGTCGTGATCGGTGAGGCTGCGGTCCGTCAGCTGACGGGAGGCCACGAGGTCATGGTCGCCCAACTTCGACACCTGCTCGAACAGTCGGAGCATCCAAACATCGAGATCCAGATCTTGCCCTTCACCGCCCCTCGGAACCCCGGTGTTGACGGATCGTTCTCGATCCTGCACGTTGAGGCGGGAGATTTCCTCATCGTGGTCATCGATGGCCTCCGGCGGAGCATCTTCCTGGAAGAAGACGAGGAGGTTGCGCCATACCGGGACATACAGGCGGAGCTGCACCGGGTCGCGCTCTCCCAGGAAGAGACGAGGGAGCGGATCGAACAGGCCATCCGTGATCTCTGA